A genomic segment from Blastococcus sp. PRF04-17 encodes:
- a CDS encoding nuclear transport factor 2 family protein, producing MDLLSATTTTTLAATPEEAYRQIRELADKAALVNLSVLYSMAVDDHDLDTVVACFAPDGSFTRLGTTVQGHADLRTFYASMMDRYVTTLHTPESHVAVVDVDAGTATGVVNGHGELALGDKLLLAAYRYDDRYVRLDDRWVFAARTIRFMYNVPADEMPTSFADARRLRVPGTPVTEGDYPEKLPTWSTYRP from the coding sequence ATGGATCTGCTGTCCGCGACCACCACCACCACGCTCGCCGCGACCCCCGAGGAGGCCTACCGGCAGATCCGCGAGCTGGCCGACAAGGCGGCGCTGGTGAACCTCAGCGTGCTGTACTCCATGGCCGTCGACGACCACGACCTCGACACGGTGGTCGCCTGCTTCGCGCCCGACGGCAGCTTCACCCGGCTCGGCACCACCGTCCAGGGCCACGCCGACCTGCGGACGTTCTACGCGTCGATGATGGACCGCTACGTCACCACGCTGCACACCCCGGAGTCGCACGTCGCGGTCGTCGACGTCGACGCCGGGACGGCGACCGGCGTGGTCAACGGCCACGGCGAGCTCGCGCTGGGCGACAAGCTGCTGCTCGCCGCGTACCGCTACGACGACCGCTACGTCCGGCTCGACGACCGCTGGGTGTTCGCCGCGCGCACGATCCGGTTCATGTACAACGTGCCGGCCGACGAGATGCCGACCAGCTTCGCCGACGCCCGGCGGCTGCGGGTGCCCGGCACCCCGGTGACCGAGGGCGACTACCCCGAGAAGCTGCCGACCTGGTCCACCTACCGCCCCTAG
- a CDS encoding SDR family NAD(P)-dependent oxidoreductase → MTAVSEAPTATGLRPTKPAGVVVTGAAQGLGKAIARRFAEDGGHVVGLDLHDTVADVARELGEGHDAVVGDATDPDVVRAACQRAAELGGGLRTVVLNAGVIAPGATVDYPIEDWDKVLGVNLRGTFIGAQVARPFLSEGGSMVLLSSICASQGFAARAAYCASKAGVDGLVRSLAMEWGPDGIRVNGVAPGTFETEMQKAMVASGFVSVQRYIDRIPMNRVGRPEELADAVAYLASDRASYISGVVLAVDGGWAGGGLPAQA, encoded by the coding sequence GTGACCGCCGTCAGCGAAGCCCCGACCGCGACCGGTCTGCGGCCGACGAAGCCGGCCGGCGTCGTCGTCACCGGTGCGGCCCAGGGTCTCGGCAAGGCCATCGCCCGCCGCTTCGCCGAGGACGGCGGCCACGTCGTCGGCCTCGACCTGCACGACACGGTCGCCGACGTCGCCCGCGAGCTGGGCGAGGGCCATGACGCCGTCGTCGGCGACGCCACGGACCCGGATGTGGTGCGCGCCGCCTGCCAGCGGGCCGCAGAACTGGGCGGGGGACTGCGCACCGTCGTCCTCAACGCCGGCGTGATCGCGCCGGGGGCGACCGTCGACTACCCGATCGAGGACTGGGACAAGGTCCTCGGCGTGAACCTGCGCGGCACGTTCATCGGCGCGCAGGTCGCCCGCCCGTTCCTCTCCGAGGGCGGCAGCATGGTGCTGCTCTCGTCCATCTGCGCGTCCCAGGGCTTCGCCGCCCGCGCCGCGTACTGCGCCTCCAAGGCCGGCGTCGACGGGCTGGTCCGGTCGCTGGCCATGGAGTGGGGACCCGACGGCATCCGGGTCAACGGCGTCGCCCCCGGCACCTTCGAGACCGAGATGCAGAAGGCGATGGTCGCCAGCGGCTTCGTCTCGGTGCAGCGCTACATCGACCGCATCCCGATGAACCGCGTCGGCCGGCCCGAGGAGCTCGCCGACGCGGTGGCCTACCTCGCCTCCGACCGCGCGAGCTACATCAG